A part of Thiohalorhabdus sp. Cl-TMA genomic DNA contains:
- a CDS encoding ammonium transporter yields the protein MEDKLGALTVVFTEFYYWATVPLMFLIHVGFCVYEVGASREKNMMHTLMKNTMAIPLITVGFFLFGWWIYFAFPNGPFIYEGKGLIDAPWAVPWSEMMGTHLGGSASTQAMEDSSLGVGYWARLNGVFWAAFLLFSWTTASIISGAVIERIRNFAFWVIATMVGTVTWITDAAWGWHYDGWMVKLLGYHDAYASGVVHAIAGGAALAVLLKLGPRIGKFREDGTPRDIVPHNPWMVTVGLFLIYTGFWGFYVACNVPIINASGIGMEGDSFTATNIYLTPTTLSAIVFNFLMSLSGGLLAGYAVSKGDAFWTYSGGLAGVIAASAGNDLYNPLQACLLGALGTVVAYKLHFWVERKFKVDDAVGAVAVHGYAGVFGLIACGFMLWGHPASAFEGYANITPWGQFLGAVIMFGVLGFLPAYIVASIMQAFGVLRIPRSVELVGLDLEEYDYRYQTDSEVALAEVEQARREGYLPRSTP from the coding sequence ATGGAAGATAAGCTCGGTGCTTTAACGGTAGTTTTCACGGAGTTCTACTACTGGGCCACCGTCCCCCTGATGTTTCTGATCCACGTAGGGTTCTGTGTCTACGAGGTGGGTGCATCCCGGGAAAAGAACATGATGCACACCCTCATGAAGAACACCATGGCCATCCCCCTCATTACCGTCGGATTCTTCCTGTTCGGCTGGTGGATCTATTTCGCCTTCCCCAACGGTCCCTTCATCTACGAGGGGAAAGGCCTCATCGATGCGCCCTGGGCGGTTCCCTGGAGCGAGATGATGGGCACCCACCTGGGCGGCTCCGCCTCCACGCAGGCCATGGAGGACTCCAGCCTCGGCGTGGGCTACTGGGCGCGGCTGAATGGCGTCTTCTGGGCGGCCTTCCTGCTGTTCTCCTGGACCACGGCCTCCATCATCTCCGGCGCGGTCATCGAGCGCATCCGGAACTTCGCCTTCTGGGTGATCGCCACCATGGTGGGAACCGTGACCTGGATCACCGACGCCGCCTGGGGCTGGCACTATGACGGCTGGATGGTGAAGCTGCTCGGCTACCATGACGCCTACGCCTCGGGCGTGGTGCACGCCATCGCCGGCGGTGCCGCCCTGGCCGTGCTGCTCAAACTGGGCCCGCGCATCGGTAAGTTCCGCGAGGACGGCACCCCCCGCGACATCGTCCCCCACAACCCGTGGATGGTGACCGTGGGGCTATTCCTCATCTACACGGGCTTCTGGGGCTTCTACGTCGCCTGCAACGTGCCGATCATCAATGCCAGCGGCATCGGCATGGAGGGCGACTCCTTCACCGCCACCAACATCTATCTGACGCCGACCACCCTGTCCGCCATCGTATTCAACTTCCTCATGTCCCTGTCCGGGGGCCTGCTGGCGGGCTACGCGGTCTCCAAGGGCGACGCCTTCTGGACCTACTCCGGCGGCCTTGCCGGGGTCATCGCGGCCTCCGCGGGCAACGACCTCTACAACCCGCTGCAGGCCTGCCTGCTGGGCGCCCTGGGCACGGTGGTGGCCTACAAGCTGCATTTCTGGGTGGAGCGCAAGTTCAAGGTGGACGACGCCGTGGGCGCCGTAGCGGTGCACGGCTACGCGGGCGTATTCGGGCTGATCGCCTGCGGCTTCATGCTGTGGGGGCACCCCGCCTCCGCCTTCGAGGGCTACGCCAACATCACGCCCTGGGGCCAATTCCTGGGTGCGGTGATCATGTTCGGCGTTCTCGGCTTCCTGCCCGCCTACATCGTGGCCTCCATCATGCAGGCCTTCGGGGTGCTTCGTATCCCGCGGTCCGTGGAGCTGGTGGGTCTGGATCTGGAGGAATACGACTACCGGTACCAGACCGACTCCGAGGTGGCCCTGGCCGAGGTGGAGCAGGCACGCCGGGAAGGCTACCTCCCCCGATCCACCCCGTAA
- the cbiB gene encoding adenosylcobinamide-phosphate synthase CbiB — MTLLAVVLAGLLLDALLGDPRRRHPLAAFGALAARVERRLNRGAGRRFRGLVALLLLVLPFVLVAWWLGRLPVAGPLLAVVLFYLAFGGRSLAEHARAVAGPLAAGDLEAARRSVGLLVSRDTERMSGAEAARATVESVLENGSDAVFASLFWLLVLGPGGVVLHRLVNTLDAMWGYRTARFRGFGWAAARLDDLLNAPPALLTALTYSLLGRTGAALRSWWTQAGTWKSWNAGMVMAAGAGALGVRLGGAAAYHGAAEARPPLGEGGEPDATTIHAAVALVRRGVALWVGLLAAGVLVLD, encoded by the coding sequence ATGACCCTGCTGGCGGTGGTGCTGGCCGGGCTCCTGCTGGATGCCCTGCTCGGCGATCCGCGGCGCCGGCATCCGCTGGCCGCTTTCGGCGCGCTGGCGGCCAGGGTAGAGCGGCGTCTGAACCGGGGCGCCGGGCGTCGCTTTCGCGGCCTGGTGGCCCTGCTCCTGCTGGTGCTGCCCTTCGTGCTGGTGGCCTGGTGGCTGGGACGGCTCCCGGTGGCGGGTCCGCTGCTGGCCGTCGTTCTGTTCTATCTCGCCTTCGGGGGGCGGAGCCTGGCCGAGCACGCCCGGGCGGTGGCAGGACCGCTCGCCGCCGGCGATCTGGAGGCCGCCCGGCGGTCCGTAGGCCTTCTGGTGAGCCGCGACACGGAGCGGATGAGCGGCGCGGAAGCGGCCCGGGCGACGGTGGAATCGGTGCTGGAGAACGGCAGCGACGCGGTGTTCGCGAGCCTGTTCTGGCTGCTGGTCCTGGGACCCGGCGGGGTGGTGCTGCACCGACTGGTGAACACGCTGGACGCCATGTGGGGCTATCGCACGGCGCGGTTCCGGGGCTTCGGCTGGGCGGCGGCGCGCCTGGACGATCTGTTGAACGCCCCGCCGGCGCTGCTCACGGCCCTGACCTACAGCCTGCTGGGCCGCACGGGTGCCGCCCTGCGGAGCTGGTGGACGCAGGCGGGGACCTGGAAGAGCTGGAACGCCGGCATGGTTATGGCGGCGGGTGCCGGGGCCCTCGGGGTGCGCCTGGGCGGCGCGGCCGCCTATCATGGCGCCGCGGAGGCGCGTCCCCCGCTCGGAGAGGGCGGCGAGCCGGACGCGACGACCATCCATGCCGCGGTGGCCCTGGTGCGGCGGGGCGTGGCGCTGTGGGTGGGGCTCCTCGCCGCGGGAGTGCTGGTCCTTGATTGA
- a CDS encoding adenosylcobinamide-GDP ribazoletransferase translates to MVPLRIAIQLLTRIPVIVPEEVAPEDWGRSVLFYPVVGLLIGLLLLGAAALLGADHPGLTAALVVALWLLVTGLLHVDGLADSADAWLGGHGDRERTLALMKDPTTGPAGVAVLVLMLAVKVAAVAALIRTGGTIGLVAAPLLARAGSVWLLLTLPYVRSQGLGAGPAEHLSVRWGWGVFVAALLVGLLLTGGIGFAGLVTGAIVLIFLRWMMERRLGGLTGDTIGAAIEVVEAAFLVGLVYAVG, encoded by the coding sequence CTGGTACCGCTGCGGATCGCCATTCAGCTTCTGACCCGGATCCCGGTGATCGTGCCCGAGGAGGTCGCGCCGGAGGACTGGGGCCGCTCCGTCCTGTTCTATCCCGTGGTGGGCCTTCTCATCGGCCTCCTGCTGCTCGGCGCTGCGGCGCTCCTGGGCGCGGACCACCCGGGGCTCACCGCCGCACTGGTGGTGGCGCTGTGGCTGCTGGTTACAGGGCTCCTGCACGTGGACGGGCTCGCGGACAGCGCCGATGCCTGGCTCGGCGGCCACGGCGACCGGGAGCGCACGCTCGCGCTCATGAAGGATCCCACCACCGGTCCCGCGGGCGTGGCGGTGTTGGTCCTGATGCTGGCCGTCAAGGTGGCGGCGGTGGCGGCCCTGATCCGGACCGGCGGCACCATCGGCTTGGTGGCGGCTCCGCTGCTGGCCCGGGCCGGGAGCGTCTGGCTGCTCCTGACGCTGCCCTACGTGCGCTCCCAGGGCCTCGGTGCCGGCCCGGCCGAGCACCTGTCCGTTCGCTGGGGCTGGGGGGTCTTCGTCGCCGCGCTGCTGGTGGGCCTGCTCCTCACCGGGGGCATCGGCTTCGCCGGTCTGGTGACCGGGGCGATCGTACTGATCTTCCTACGCTGGATGATGGAGCGCCGCCTGGGCGGCCTGACAGGGGATACCATCGGTGCCGCCATCGAGGTGGTCGAGGCGGCATTCCTGGTGGGCCTGGTCTACGCGGTGGGCTAG
- a CDS encoding EamA family transporter: MNWILLAVLTAFFYGAYNVFIKVASGHINQIVGALVLQIVAALVGGVILGYLRFTHASLEVSSKGFLFAVLAGLFVGLAEITSFFVFSRGVPAAIGIPIIIGGSVAFGALMGVFFLKEHFQWVHVLGLLMVTGGVVLLTSQ, from the coding sequence ATGAACTGGATCCTCCTGGCCGTGCTTACGGCCTTTTTCTATGGCGCCTACAACGTCTTCATCAAGGTGGCCTCCGGCCACATCAACCAGATCGTCGGCGCGCTGGTCCTCCAGATAGTCGCGGCCCTAGTGGGCGGCGTCATACTGGGCTACCTGCGCTTTACCCACGCCTCCCTGGAGGTCTCCTCGAAGGGCTTTCTGTTCGCCGTGCTGGCCGGCCTGTTCGTGGGCCTCGCGGAGATCACCTCCTTTTTCGTCTTCTCCCGGGGCGTCCCCGCCGCCATCGGCATCCCCATCATCATCGGCGGCTCCGTGGCCTTCGGCGCCCTCATGGGGGTCTTCTTCCTCAAGGAGCATTTCCAGTGGGTCCATGTTCTGGGGCTGCTCATGGTCACCGGCGGCGTGGTGCTGCTAACCAGCCAATAA
- a CDS encoding sensor histidine kinase, with protein MSRLPRMPRSIHARMLVASVAVIVLVLPAAGALLSYNFRQSVQSALDQRLESLLSVVLANIEYDPRRDRVTVTGNLGEPRFTRVFSGWYWQVSGPKAVLSSRSLWDERLPETASGGLVKRDITGPSGAPLRLVQRRVQLPKMNGPTTVMVAATYQPIQAEIRRFNRLLWLSLGILALILLAGITLQVRWGLAPLRRVRAELNAVESGRKEELDTDLPAELAQLAEAMNAVLRRDRALIERGRQAAGNLAHALKTPMAVLRTLADRLPEAHRDTLVQQVQRMDGAIRNHLARASAAGPAPMGASTSLHAALGPLVEGFGQLARRRGLEFRHDIPGDLAVRADPQDLEEIVGNLLDNATKWAERRFELTASQEAGNVLIRVLDDGPSMTDQEARTAMGRGVKLDETSPGSGFGLGIVQELVELYSGQLTLTRSGLGGLAAEVALPAG; from the coding sequence TTGAGCCGACTTCCGCGCATGCCCCGCTCCATTCACGCCCGGATGCTTGTCGCCTCGGTGGCGGTGATCGTCCTGGTGCTCCCGGCTGCGGGCGCGCTCCTTTCCTACAATTTCCGGCAGTCCGTCCAGTCCGCCCTGGATCAGCGCCTCGAATCCTTGTTGAGCGTCGTCCTCGCCAACATCGAGTACGATCCCCGCCGGGACCGGGTCACCGTGACCGGCAACCTGGGGGAGCCCCGGTTCACGCGGGTGTTCTCGGGCTGGTACTGGCAGGTTAGCGGGCCCAAAGCGGTGCTTTCCTCCCGGTCGCTCTGGGACGAACGGCTCCCGGAAACCGCCTCCGGGGGCCTGGTTAAACGCGATATAACCGGCCCTTCCGGAGCGCCGCTGCGTCTGGTCCAACGGCGGGTTCAGCTCCCGAAGATGAACGGCCCCACCACCGTCATGGTGGCCGCCACCTATCAGCCCATCCAAGCCGAGATCCGGCGCTTTAACCGGCTGCTCTGGCTCTCCCTGGGCATCCTGGCCCTGATCCTGCTCGCCGGAATCACCCTTCAGGTGCGCTGGGGCCTGGCCCCGCTGCGACGGGTGCGGGCCGAACTGAACGCCGTCGAAAGCGGCCGCAAGGAGGAACTGGATACCGATCTCCCCGCCGAGCTGGCGCAGCTCGCCGAGGCCATGAATGCGGTGCTGCGCCGCGATCGAGCCCTGATCGAGCGGGGACGCCAGGCCGCCGGTAACCTCGCCCATGCGCTGAAGACCCCCATGGCCGTACTTCGGACCCTAGCGGATCGGTTGCCCGAAGCGCACCGCGATACCCTCGTTCAACAGGTGCAGCGGATGGATGGCGCCATAAGGAATCACCTCGCCCGGGCGTCCGCGGCCGGCCCGGCACCCATGGGGGCTTCCACGTCCCTGCACGCGGCCCTGGGTCCTCTGGTGGAGGGGTTCGGCCAGCTCGCCCGGCGTCGTGGTTTGGAATTCCGGCATGACATTCCCGGGGATCTCGCCGTCCGTGCCGACCCGCAGGACCTGGAAGAGATAGTGGGCAATCTGTTGGACAACGCCACGAAATGGGCGGAGCGCCGCTTCGAGCTGACCGCTTCCCAGGAGGCGGGGAACGTTCTTATCCGGGTGCTTGACGACGGGCCGAGTATGACCGATCAAGAAGCCCGAACCGCCATGGGGCGCGGGGTGAAGCTGGATGAGACCAGCCCCGGTTCCGGCTTCGGTCTGGGGATCGTGCAAGAGCTGGTCGAGCTCTACAGCGGTCAGTTGACCCTTACGCGGAGCGGATTGGGAGGGCTCGCGGCTGAAGTCGCGTTACCCGCCGGATGA
- a CDS encoding winged helix-turn-helix domain-containing protein, translating into MKVLLVEDDDALARVLGEDLQQAGLIVERVATGGEADFQVMTQCYDAVILDLGLPDGNAVGWLESWREQGLALPVLILTARERWSDKAAGFSAGADDYVTKPFETAEILFRLRALVRRSHQHSHPQIQVGRLVLDTHSGQLSQAGLPVALTAQEFRLVSRLMHAAPRIVTRQELAEYTYESDGEPDSNVIDVQISRLRRKLGSEAIETVRGRGYRMIDADAEA; encoded by the coding sequence ATGAAGGTTCTCTTGGTCGAGGATGATGACGCGCTGGCGCGGGTCCTCGGGGAGGACCTGCAGCAGGCGGGCCTCATCGTCGAACGGGTGGCAACCGGGGGCGAGGCGGATTTCCAGGTCATGACCCAATGCTATGACGCGGTGATCCTCGATCTAGGACTGCCGGATGGGAATGCGGTGGGCTGGCTCGAATCCTGGCGCGAACAGGGCCTGGCCCTTCCCGTCCTGATCCTGACGGCCCGCGAGCGCTGGTCGGACAAGGCCGCCGGATTCTCCGCCGGCGCGGACGATTACGTCACCAAACCCTTCGAAACCGCGGAAATCCTGTTCCGGCTGCGGGCCCTGGTCCGGCGGAGCCATCAGCATTCCCATCCCCAGATCCAGGTGGGCCGGCTGGTTCTGGACACACACAGCGGCCAGCTCAGCCAGGCCGGATTGCCCGTCGCCCTGACGGCGCAGGAATTCCGGCTGGTATCGCGTCTGATGCACGCCGCGCCGCGCATCGTCACGCGCCAGGAGCTCGCCGAATATACCTACGAGAGCGACGGGGAGCCGGATTCCAACGTCATCGATGTCCAGATCAGCCGGTTGCGGCGCAAGCTGGGGTCGGAGGCCATCGAAACGGTCCGGGGGCGCGGCTATCGGATGATCGATGCGGATGCGGAAGCTTGA
- a CDS encoding cobyric acid synthase, translating to MPATTLMIQGTTSDAGKSALVTGLCRALQRRGVRVAPFKPQNMALNSAVTADGGEIGRAQAVQAQAAGLEPATDMNPVLLKPNTDTGAQVIVNGHAVGTMEALDYHRYKRTAREAVLAAHARLAERFDVVVVEGAGSPAEINLREHDIANMGFAEAVDCPVLLMADIDRGGVFAQLVGTDELLSASERARLAGFVINQFRGDKGLLDPGLDWLEDHTGIPVVGVLPYLEGLYLEAEDRMAGAPAPSAAADALRVHVPALPRISNHTDLDPLRHHPQVDLRVIGPGQKLEGADLILLPGSKCVRDDLEWLREQGWEPQIQRHLRYGGRVLGICGGFQMLGRTLHDPDGLEGAPGSAPGLGVLDLESTLAPEKHLTRVRGRLALEEAPVAGYEIHMGISRGPDLERPLAEWADGTDGARSKDDRVRGTYLHGLFDDSAACAALLRWAGLTDPETVDYDALREGGIERLADAVDAHLWTEPLRRCLGL from the coding sequence ATGCCAGCCACAACCCTCATGATTCAGGGGACCACCTCCGACGCCGGCAAGAGCGCCCTGGTGACCGGTCTTTGCCGGGCACTCCAGCGCCGCGGCGTGCGCGTGGCCCCCTTCAAGCCCCAGAACATGGCCCTCAACAGCGCGGTTACCGCCGACGGCGGCGAGATCGGCCGGGCCCAGGCGGTGCAGGCCCAGGCCGCCGGTCTCGAGCCCGCCACGGACATGAACCCGGTGCTGCTCAAGCCCAACACCGACACCGGGGCCCAGGTGATCGTCAACGGCCACGCCGTGGGCACAATGGAGGCCCTCGACTACCACCGCTACAAGCGGACCGCCCGCGAGGCGGTGCTCGCCGCCCACGCCCGGCTCGCCGAGCGATTCGACGTGGTGGTGGTGGAAGGCGCCGGCAGTCCTGCCGAGATCAATCTCCGCGAGCACGATATCGCCAACATGGGCTTCGCCGAGGCGGTGGACTGCCCGGTGCTGCTCATGGCGGACATCGACCGGGGCGGGGTCTTCGCCCAGCTGGTGGGCACCGACGAGCTGCTGTCGGCCTCCGAGCGCGCCCGTCTGGCGGGCTTCGTCATCAACCAGTTCCGGGGCGACAAGGGCCTGCTTGATCCCGGCCTGGACTGGCTGGAGGACCACACCGGCATTCCGGTGGTGGGGGTCCTACCCTATCTGGAAGGCCTCTACCTGGAGGCCGAGGACCGAATGGCCGGCGCTCCCGCACCCAGCGCGGCGGCTGACGCGCTCCGCGTCCACGTGCCCGCCCTGCCACGGATCAGCAACCACACCGACCTCGACCCCCTGCGCCACCATCCGCAGGTGGATCTGCGGGTCATCGGGCCCGGCCAGAAGCTGGAGGGGGCCGACCTGATCCTCCTGCCCGGCTCCAAGTGCGTGCGGGACGACCTGGAATGGCTGCGCGAACAGGGCTGGGAGCCGCAGATCCAGCGCCATCTGCGCTACGGCGGCCGGGTGCTCGGTATCTGCGGCGGCTTCCAGATGCTCGGCCGGACCCTCCACGACCCGGACGGCCTCGAAGGGGCACCCGGTTCCGCGCCGGGCCTCGGCGTCCTGGACCTGGAGAGCACCCTCGCACCGGAGAAGCACCTCACCCGCGTCCGGGGCCGTCTGGCGCTGGAGGAGGCACCGGTAGCCGGCTACGAGATCCACATGGGCATTTCCCGGGGACCGGACCTGGAGCGGCCCCTGGCGGAATGGGCCGACGGCACGGACGGCGCCCGATCCAAAGACGACCGGGTGCGGGGCACCTACCTGCACGGCCTCTTCGACGACAGCGCCGCCTGCGCCGCCCTGCTGCGCTGGGCCGGGCTGACCGACCCGGAAACGGTGGACTACGACGCCCTGCGCGAGGGCGGCATCGAGCGCCTGGCCGACGCCGTGGACGCTCACCTGTGGACCGAACCGCTGCGGCGCTGCTTGGGCCTATAG
- the cobD gene encoding threonine-phosphate decarboxylase CobD, translating to MIEHGGDLKEARRRHGEPRGGWVDLSTGINPRGYPVPAVDEHAWHRLPEGDDGLLEAAAAYYGTAELLTVPGSEAAIQLLPRLRRPGSAAVLWPTYGEHAWRWARAGHRVERPRAADLEAASRSADVLVVTNPNNPDGQRFRREELLRWHRNLSGRDGWLIVDEAFADVAPEHSLAAEAGRPGLLVLRSPGKFFGLPGGRVGFLAAEAAVRQALAEELGPWPVSGPARTVVREALADGAWQAAARQRLAEEGQALSALLAEAGWSPAGGTPLFQWLPGGASAERHRLLVERGLWTRLFAEPAGLRIGLPGEAKGWVRLRASLGM from the coding sequence TTGATTGAGCACGGCGGCGATCTCAAAGAGGCCCGGCGTCGCCACGGCGAGCCGCGAGGCGGTTGGGTGGACCTGTCCACCGGCATCAATCCCCGCGGCTATCCGGTTCCGGCGGTGGACGAGCACGCCTGGCACCGCCTTCCGGAGGGCGACGACGGCCTCCTGGAGGCGGCGGCCGCCTACTACGGTACGGCGGAGCTGCTTACCGTGCCCGGATCCGAAGCCGCCATCCAGCTGCTGCCCCGCCTGCGCCGGCCCGGCAGCGCGGCGGTGCTCTGGCCCACCTACGGGGAGCACGCCTGGCGCTGGGCGCGGGCCGGTCATCGCGTGGAGCGGCCCCGCGCCGCGGACCTGGAGGCGGCGTCCCGGAGCGCCGACGTGCTGGTGGTCACCAATCCCAACAATCCCGACGGACAGCGGTTTCGCCGCGAGGAGCTGCTGCGCTGGCACCGCAACCTGTCGGGCCGCGACGGGTGGCTGATCGTGGACGAGGCCTTCGCCGACGTGGCCCCCGAGCACAGCCTGGCCGCGGAGGCGGGAAGGCCGGGTCTGCTGGTGCTGCGCTCGCCGGGCAAGTTCTTCGGGCTGCCGGGGGGCCGGGTGGGCTTCCTGGCCGCCGAGGCCGCGGTGCGGCAGGCCCTGGCCGAAGAGCTTGGACCCTGGCCCGTTTCCGGACCGGCCCGTACGGTGGTCCGAGAGGCCCTGGCGGACGGGGCCTGGCAGGCGGCGGCCCGGCAACGATTGGCGGAGGAAGGGCAAGCGCTTTCCGCGCTGCTGGCGGAGGCCGGTTGGAGCCCCGCGGGCGGGACGCCGCTGTTCCAGTGGCTGCCCGGAGGGGCTTCCGCGGAGCGCCATCGCCTACTGGTCGAACGGGGACTCTGGACCCGCCTGTTCGCGGAGCCCGCCGGGCTGCGCATCGGGCTGCCCGGGGAAGCGAAAGGTTGGGTCCGCCTGCGTGCGTCCCTGGGCATGTAA
- a CDS encoding EamA family transporter, with product MNWIFLAVLTAFFYGAYNVFIKVASGHINQIVGALVLQIVAALVGGVILGYLRFTHASLEVSSKGFLFAVLAGLFVGLAEITSFFVFSRGVPAAIGIPIIIGGSVAFGALMGVFFLKEHFQWVHVLGLLMVTGGVVLLTSQ from the coding sequence ATGAACTGGATCTTCCTGGCCGTGCTGACGGCCTTTTTTTATGGCGCCTACAACGTCTTCATCAAGGTGGCCTCCGGCCACATCAACCAGATCGTCGGCGCGCTGGTCCTCCAGATAGTCGCGGCCCTGGTGGGCGGCGTCATACTGGGCTACCTGCGCTTTACCCACGCCTCCCTGGAGGTTTCCTCGAAGGGCTTTCTGTTCGCCGTGCTGGCCGGCCTGTTCGTGGGCCTCGCGGAGATCACCTCCTTTTTCGTCTTCTCCCGGGGCGTCCCCGCCGCCATCGGCATCCCCATTATCATCGGCGGCTCCGTGGCCTTCGGCGCCCTAATGGGGGTCTTCTTCCTGAAAGAGCACTTCCAGTGGGTCCACGTGCTGGGACTGCTGATGGTCACCGGCGGCGTGGTGCTGCTGACCAGCCAGTAG
- a CDS encoding PepSY domain-containing protein — translation MKTRFPPSIRGFALLGLAGLVCLLLVSLPLLADETEWRELHEQVESGELRPLSDIIGELKKRYRGQVIDVELEGGEGDRVYEIELLGADGQVVEFEVDGRNGEILGIEGTDIDDMRIEE, via the coding sequence ATGAAGACACGATTCCCTCCATCTATTCGCGGTTTTGCACTCCTCGGGCTGGCCGGCCTGGTATGCCTGCTGCTTGTGAGCCTCCCGCTGCTTGCCGACGAAACGGAATGGCGCGAGCTGCACGAGCAGGTGGAATCCGGAGAGCTCCGTCCCCTGAGCGACATCATCGGCGAACTGAAGAAGCGTTACCGCGGCCAGGTTATCGATGTGGAGCTGGAGGGCGGCGAAGGGGACCGCGTCTATGAGATCGAGCTGCTGGGCGCCGACGGCCAGGTGGTCGAATTCGAGGTGGATGGACGAAACGGTGAGATCCTCGGCATCGAGGGTACCGACATCGATGATATGCGGATCGAGGAATGA
- a CDS encoding FMN-binding glutamate synthase family protein has protein sequence MADRLEGLALEENATYDQEALNYIQRAARYGMYDIRGLGAKRSLPGFEDLTFLTGSMSRYPLEGYREKCVTRTAIGTRHAENPIELDIPITIAGMSFGALSATVKDALGHAASEMGTSTTTGDGGMTPEERASSETLVYQCLPSRYGFNPDDVRKADAIEVVVGQGAKPGGGGMLLGLKMGERVARMRTLPPGIDQRSACRHPDWTGPDDLTIKIRELREITDWRVPIYIKFGATRVFNDVKLAVHAGADAIVVDGMQGGTAATQQVFIEDTGIPTLAAVRQAREALEDLDMRGTVQLIASGGIRTGADVAKAIALGADAVSIGQGVMMALGCNSPHYWQNGEAVSALEDYKALGTKPGYCHHCQSGKCPVGITTQDPELEQRVDLEEGAKRVRRYLQTLNMELTTLARACGKSDVHHLEPEDLVALTVEAAAMAKVPLAGTDWIPGGAGQ, from the coding sequence ATGGCTGATCGCCTGGAAGGGCTGGCCCTGGAGGAGAACGCCACCTACGACCAGGAGGCCCTCAACTACATCCAGCGGGCCGCCCGCTACGGCATGTACGACATCCGGGGACTCGGCGCCAAGCGCAGCCTTCCCGGGTTCGAGGACCTGACGTTCCTGACCGGATCCATGTCCCGCTACCCCCTCGAAGGCTACCGTGAGAAGTGCGTCACCAGGACCGCCATCGGCACCCGCCACGCCGAGAACCCCATCGAGCTCGACATCCCCATCACCATCGCCGGGATGAGCTTCGGCGCCCTGTCGGCCACGGTGAAGGACGCCCTCGGCCATGCCGCCTCGGAGATGGGCACTTCCACCACCACCGGCGACGGCGGCATGACGCCGGAAGAACGGGCCTCCTCCGAGACCCTCGTGTACCAGTGCCTGCCGTCGCGCTACGGGTTCAACCCCGACGACGTGCGCAAGGCGGATGCCATCGAGGTGGTGGTTGGCCAGGGCGCCAAGCCCGGCGGTGGCGGCATGCTGCTGGGCCTGAAGATGGGCGAGCGGGTGGCCCGCATGCGGACCCTGCCGCCGGGGATCGACCAGCGCTCCGCCTGCCGCCACCCGGATTGGACCGGCCCGGACGACCTCACCATCAAGATCCGGGAGCTGCGCGAGATCACCGACTGGCGGGTGCCCATCTATATCAAGTTCGGTGCCACGCGGGTATTCAACGACGTCAAGCTGGCCGTGCATGCCGGTGCGGACGCCATTGTCGTCGACGGCATGCAGGGCGGCACCGCCGCCACCCAGCAGGTATTCATCGAGGACACCGGCATCCCGACGCTGGCCGCCGTGCGCCAAGCCCGCGAGGCCCTGGAGGACCTCGACATGCGGGGCACGGTCCAGCTCATCGCTTCCGGGGGCATCCGCACCGGAGCCGATGTGGCCAAGGCCATCGCCCTGGGGGCCGACGCCGTCTCCATCGGCCAGGGGGTCATGATGGCGCTCGGCTGCAACAGCCCCCACTACTGGCAGAACGGCGAGGCGGTCTCCGCCCTGGAGGACTACAAGGCCCTGGGCACCAAACCCGGCTACTGCCACCACTGCCAGTCCGGCAAATGCCCGGTGGGCATCACCACCCAGGATCCCGAGCTGGAGCAGCGGGTGGACCTCGAGGAGGGCGCCAAGCGGGTCCGCCGCTACCTGCAGACGCTGAACATGGAGCTCACCACCCTGGCCCGGGCCTGCGGCAAGTCCGATGTCCACCACCTGGAGCCCGAGGACCTCGTCGCCCTGACCGTGGAAGCCGCGGCCATGGCCAAGGTCCCACTGGCGGGCACCGACTGGATCCCTGGAGGAGCCGGGCAATGA